gagtgggaggacctcatgttctatatcttgcacaacatcaaggaagttgaggaagtgtggatgaggtaataccactacaccattcctttatgtcttccacatcatcatgttccatgttcacttagtcccggtctaacaccgcttttctttttttagtgattttgttcaagaggaatggacgggaatgaatcctcctaatgaggcggaggcacttactcttctccgtcatggaaaccctggacgtaaaaattttgttgcttggttcatggagaaagtaattttccacactcccctattaaatacctagttcaacatttattagttaaccgaactaatgcacgcagcaatttcaattatacttgtagggaaaagatccgaacatatctatggatgatgaattgagatgggtttccatgggttttgaccctgccgtcatgacatgtaaaaagtatgatgtgaatgggtatcgcttccatacagaggagcaccagaacagccggcccgatcccaaaactataaataccggagtgtacacccctggtcaaaattcagtagactactacggaagggtacaaaatatatacgaggttaaattccgccaggggcgcaagaccctaagtctgcctgtgttcaaatgccgatggttcgatccgcgggagggggtaaaacatacgccttccattggtttggtcgaagttaaaccatcaaccgtctatgccggagccgatctcttcattgcggctacccaagctacacaagtatattatctgccttacccatgccagaaagagtacctaaagggttgggaagttgtgttcaaggtgtcgccacatggtaagctaccggacccgaatgaatacgattactacaacattaacccatgacatacgagggagtgttctatcaagagcaacctgatgatgatgatgatgtggttagaaacgatgacgctagaccattgggtgatgatgatgtggatccaaacgtcgacgatgcacggaatgatggtgagaccattgtcaatgaaaatgacatacttatgctagaaaagttaaacgaagacgctgacgacgaggaagagcctccacctccgtcagacaacgaagatgatatgattgatagtgatgatgagacggaccgagaaagaggttacaacagtgatgattcatatgggttctagcagatgtacgtttcaagtctttttttctatagtttaggaatatgcctttttatgcatttttattaatgtgtttattatcatgccttttccttcatttcattaatttactaattgcttattctcttttcaatgcaggttcgtggaacatgggcaaggggaaggccgacggcgtgggtttcctacgcaaggtcgtcggcctgcctagtcggaatggtcgagcacgtaatcctccccccggctacttgacgatgactcctcacagggaggtcaagggagaggtgcccctagaggaagagggggcgggggagagcctctagaggccgaggtggtggggggagagccactacagggggttacggccagaaagagcgcaccctcaccgacttaggggtgttgtcttcgaggccctgctctagtgaggtaccctctggcgaggaggaggacgaggaggaggaggaggaggaggNNNNNNNNNNNNNNNNNNNNNNNNNNNNNNNNNNNNNNNNNNNNNNNNNNNNNNNNNNNNNNNNNNNNNNNNNNNNNNNNNNNNNNNNNNNNNNNNNNNNNNNNNNNNNNNNNNNNNNNNNNNNNNNNNNNNNNNNNNNNNNNNNNNNNNNNNNNNNNNNNNNNNNNNNNNNNNNNNNNNNNNNNNNNNNNNNNNNNNNNNNNNNNNNNNNNNNNNNNNNNNNNNNNNNNNNNNNNNNNNNNNNNNNNNNNNNNNNNNNNNNNNNNNNNNNNNNNNNNNNNNNNNNNNNNNNNNNNNNNNNNNNNNNNNNNNNNNNNNNNNNNNNNNNNNNNNNNNNNNNNNNNNNNNNNNNNNNNNNNNNNNNNNNNNNNNNNNNNNNNNNNNNNNNNNNNNNNNNNNNNNNNNNNNNNNNNNNNNNNNNNNNNNNNNNNNNNNNNNNNNNNNNNNNNNNNNNNNNNNNNNNNNNNNNNNNNNNNNNNNNNNNNNNNNGGGaagggggttgacaacaaggggtggctgcatgaaacgcaaagctaccaaagcaggttcctgctactgaggagcagaagtggctcattgagcccacggggaaagagtaagtgccactttataataatttcattattttgcttgtcacatgcttattccggttgttatttattttgcttgtcacatgctaatattTCATTCTTTTGCATCAACTGGATATATTCTgaaggggtccgtattcccaacggcctcatcaccgtcttgctgaagttatactggccggggttgtactgtccggatccagtcaggcacccggaccgtcgggttttggccacgagctgggaccactgggaagcggccctccacgtggaccatgagacccatgccaaggccgtgatcactactttctgggtgagttctcttcagaagcacaagtccattctagtttcatgaatgatttaactcatggcatcttccattcttgtttcatgcatgattgtagaaattctatcgagttcttccggagtacagggccagagcggaccagatcgtgctgcgccaatgcaagaagaaggcccgccggATGCactacgaggtgcgctatgtggccatctcgacatactaccacgactatcttagtgtgaagatgaccaaggaagaagcgcggaggatgggcattaccttggagagggacgagttcttggcggtaagtataaaagatttttcattatgctttcattaccttgtggtacatttcaccgtttcgtgttgacatgccattatgattttattatgtaggtgtgtccaaattggtgttatggaaaagacgagtcctgggcggcattggtggatctttggtgtgatgaggctggagcctgggcggctatgagaataAAAAACAAGGCTAAcggagggaaggagggagtacatgctcagggaaaccgaaaccactatctccacaaggcagttaatgtatgactaaccccattaaacattcttctttttctatttaccatcactttcttatgtatgactaacctctgtttggtggtgcaggaggagaaactgaagcggccgctctcacacatgcaggcgtgggagatcgcccatacacggaaggaccccaagcctggcgagcgcaagtactacggcaagaagaccgtgGGGAGGAAGAAAGCCTACTCCGAAGGGTATCtgaagttacatcctgacacacctgaccccattgcggcggatctggacgagagggtggtggtgggcatggggcccaaggagcacggtcgggaggcggttctcgatgctatgaccactcctactatctcctacacacagctccgtcggatcgcccgagcctgagccagcgcacgagccagccaGTGACCAGTGCACAGTCACAGTCCCCTTTCAGGAGCAAAAATCTGttagtattttccctcttatcttcattgctcactttattttccgcatttagtagttttatgagttccatcatgtcataccgtaggcctacctggagtacacacgccaggagaccatggcgtggcatgaGAGGCTTTATGCACACCAGGTGTAGAGGGATCGCCAGATGCAGcacgcttttcaggaaatggcggccggcaggtgtcctcagttGCAGCCAACACAATgtcctccagcacaaccagtgctgctgacctttgaggagtttgtggcacagaacgctggcccctcgccggttagttcatccccaatctattcaccgaaagcatgtcatgcctttcaacacagtcatatatcccgttaatatgtcttttGAACATCCAGGGAACATgtggatctaccgttggcggtggtcttcgcagcactcccgagtcacggagcccgaccactccgatccacggaggcggaggcgaaggtggaggcggtcttggcggcagcgctgccgctagcagtgacgacctgggcttcggcggtcttggcggtgacgacctccgcggtgctcgacgtcctggcgcttaagcctttgggtcacattgtgacggtcttggtggtgatgatacttatatgctaGTGATGTTTCTTATTAttgtttgtgagattcttatatgctttggtggtgatgatacttatatgtttatgctttctgatgcttcttatgatgtgtgatgatgaatttgttgtgtgatgctgctccttattgttatgtgatgcatatattgTTGTATGATCCTTATATATGctgtatatattcaaatgaattgagctgaaacaaaacaggaaaaagaaaaaaaacagacagaaactatgccgacggctaggccgtcggcatagagctggcgtgagctcccagtggcTGACATGTGGCAGGGCTATGCCGATGGCCTATAGCCCTGCCCCAGGAGAGCCcagttgctgccacgtggcaggtctatgccgacggcctggccgtcggcttagtttgaaactatgccgacggctaggccgtcggcatagaactGCCCCAGGGGTGNNNNNNNNNNNNNNNNNNNNNNNNNNNNNNNNNNNNNNNNNNNNNNNNNNNNNNNNNNNNNNNNNNNNNNNNNNNNNNNNNNNNNNNNNNNNNNNNNNNNNNNNNNNNNNNNNNNNNNNNNNNNNNNNNNNNNNNNNNNNNNNNNNNNNNNNNNNNNNNNNNNNNNNNNNNNNNNNNNNNNNNNNNNNNNNNNNNNNNNNNNNNNNNNNNNNNNNNNNNNNNNNNNNNNNNNNNNNNNNNNNNNNNNNNNNNNNNNNNNNNNNNNNNNNNNNNNNNNNNNNNNNNNNNNNNNNNNNNNNCCAGGGGTGACGTCTGCTCGACACGTGGCACGtttatgccgacggcctagccgtcggcatagtttcaaactaagccgatggccaggccgtcggcatagacctgccacgtggcgagcaggcgttggtcagcacttgacggcggccgccgttaggaggtaacgttgccgacggccaaggccgtcggcatagggtgcgattccggtagtgaAGAACGAGCCACTTTCTGTACACCTTTCACAACCAAGCCCATGTACACTGCGACTGATACTGGGGCAAGAATACAGTACCTGCATGCTGCCGGCCAAATCACAGACGCATATACAGATTTTGCGAAGCCTCCTGCCTGTCTATTTTGGTCTGCAAGACACAGAAGAATGGACACATCGTCAATATTCTATCCGGCGCCGAACCCAAACCCTGTTTAGGGATTATAAATCCAAATAATCTACATCCAGAGAGAGGAAAAAGGGGAATgcgcaatcaaaaaacaaacatACTCACCTGGGATCTAATCGAACAGTGCCTCCGGCGACGATTCCAGTGCCGCCCGCCCGCACCTGCCGCTGAATCCCCGGCTCCTCTTCTTCCAGCAAGCGGGCCTCCGCTCAGATCCGCTATCTCTACATCTTCATCTCAAAAGAATCCCCCCGGCACCTATCTCTCTCCTGTGCATAGGCAGCAACTCCAATGTCCGACGGAGGTGGAAGCGGGTCACGAGAGGGGCTGCTGCGAAATGGCCTTATCTGTGTGCATGTGACCCGGGGGAAACAGTGGCCACGCGTAACAGTCTCGTTCCGCTCATAACAGCCGCCGTGGGTCAATTACGGGAACGACTGGCCCCGATCCCTAGGTATATGGACGCCCAGGATAAGCGGGCCGGGACGCACCTGCTCTAAAATATATTTTCGCTTTCCCCTCCCAAAATCACTTAGGATTGTTCGCCCCAAACGAACGAAGTCCAGACAAAATGGACATCTGTTTGATATTTGGAGTCGTGCGTTGGACTTGGCCTTTAAACTTCCCTCTTTTATTCTCCTTGGTAGCAAGAGTTTAGTCAACCTGCTAAACTTTCACCTTTTCCCCTCGTGACCTCGCCGCCGTCGTTTGGGGTTTGGGATCGTGCGTTAAAGTTGGTCTTTAAACTTCCCCTTTCCCGAGAGCTCAGTCAACCGCTGGCTAAGCTTTCCTTCCCCCCATTCTGACCTCGCCGCCGGCCAGTCGGGGCATCCGCTATGGCGTACGTCCCTCCCCACAAGCGTCGTTCGAGCACCTCCGAGCCCGCCCCAACCCCTTCCCCGCCCACCTCCTCCCTCCATTCCCTCTCCATCTCCTCCCCTTGCGGGTGTCACCACACCCCTCCGTCCAACAAGATCATCCACGCTGCAGATTGCGTCTCCCGTTGGTCCCCGCTCCCGCCCTTCTCCGACGACGCTGAATCTGTTCGCCTCGAGACCTTCCCCTGCTACACCGTCGAGCGCATGTCCGGCGCCAAGCCCCTCGTCCTTGCCCTCTCCTCCCCATCCTCCAGCTCCACGGAGGCCGGGGCCGCGGCCGCCGCCATCACCGAGAGGTTCTTGCCGGACCTCCTATACGcggtggagagggcgagggcgaggacgCACGATGTGCCGAGGGAAGACGAGGAGGCAAAACTCTGTCTGGTGGCAAGGGTGGGCAAGGTCCTGTTCCAACGGTGAGTCTTCTTTTATCCATCTGACTGTTCCATCCCAGTTCTTGGATCTTTGCTTCGTGTTACATACTCACATCGCATTGTGATTAACGCGCGCCACCACCCAGTTTTTGTGTTGATGGATCGCTCGTCTCCCTGGACGTCGTCCGCGACCTCGCAGAGGCAGGGACAGAAGGATCCAAGAGCCCGGTCCGTAAAACGTTCCATACGAATGTGCCCAGTGATTTCTTGGATGACATGGAGCGATTCGCTGTGGAGAGGATGGGGCTGGAGTTCCTTTCAACAAAAGAGCACTACCATGTCAAGGTTTATGCGTCTAACAGTTCAAGAATTATTATCC
This DNA window, taken from Triticum aestivum cultivar Chinese Spring chromosome 1D, IWGSC CS RefSeq v2.1, whole genome shotgun sequence, encodes the following:
- the LOC123173432 gene encoding uncharacterized protein translates to MAYVPPHKRRSSTSEPAPTPSPPTSSLHSLSISSPCGCHHTPPSNKIIHAADCVSRWSPLPPFSDDAESVRLETFPCYTVERMSGAKPLVLALSSPSSSSTEAGAAAAAITERFLPDLLYAVERARARTHDVPREDEEAKLCLVARVGKVLFQPPPSFCVDGSLVSLDVVRDLAEAGTEGSKSPVRKTFHTNVPSDFLDDMERFAVERMGLEFLSTKEHYHVKVVDKQGTVSKMSCKCTVQEDGKLAIGKIELNQIQELLEDVSCLSKDLDLRLMLTTNRVLIDPEVENAIKSLVSSALVDPNARGGFRRPLGNKLIDERFSIAGVWRTNYKTFGNKLLKMYLRHTGRFVQGSSTGEVSNEASFKLAGISKRLQDGGNQEVDTLKGMLESAVRMIWDYALSYHKS